One Mycobacteroides salmoniphilum DNA segment encodes these proteins:
- a CDS encoding SDR family NAD(P)-dependent oxidoreductase, translating into MRNNALEPRLVVVTGAGSGIGRATAIRFAKRGAYVVVTDLDLDTANETVDLIHAEGRNASAVQLDVTDPDHWADVARYVSIEYGVPDVLVNNAGIVVSGPFFKLSAADWDKQLSVNLMGVVHGCRVFGEQMVARGGGHIVNIASAAAYTPTAVMAPYSVSKAGVKMLTECLRLELGPKGVGVSAICPGFINTNIGIHGTMVGIDQEIVDASRRSMQRVREITEKLPWAPMSPNLVARAVTRAVRLDLVVVPVKLESWLGYVLSRAFPAVNRRLMAPFSVDKFERLGERAAAKRSEHQAPVLVDSVR; encoded by the coding sequence GTGAGAAACAACGCGCTGGAGCCTCGACTGGTCGTGGTGACCGGTGCGGGCAGCGGCATTGGCCGGGCGACCGCGATCCGATTCGCCAAACGCGGTGCCTACGTGGTGGTTACCGACCTGGATCTGGACACCGCCAATGAAACGGTGGACCTAATCCACGCGGAGGGGCGCAATGCGTCGGCGGTGCAGCTTGATGTCACCGATCCCGACCATTGGGCAGACGTCGCCCGCTACGTGTCCATCGAATACGGAGTTCCGGATGTGTTGGTGAACAACGCCGGGATTGTGGTCAGCGGTCCATTCTTCAAGCTGAGCGCCGCGGACTGGGACAAACAGCTGTCGGTGAATCTGATGGGTGTGGTGCACGGGTGCCGGGTGTTCGGTGAACAGATGGTCGCACGCGGCGGCGGGCATATCGTCAACATTGCCTCGGCAGCCGCGTATACGCCGACCGCGGTGATGGCGCCGTACTCGGTATCCAAGGCCGGTGTGAAGATGTTGACCGAGTGTCTGCGGCTTGAATTGGGGCCCAAGGGCGTTGGGGTAAGTGCGATATGCCCCGGATTCATCAATACCAACATCGGTATCCACGGCACCATGGTGGGTATCGACCAGGAAATCGTCGATGCAAGCCGGCGGAGCATGCAGCGGGTACGTGAGATCACGGAGAAGCTGCCCTGGGCGCCGATGAGCCCCAATCTGGTCGCACGGGCAGTCACCCGCGCGGTTCGTCTGGATCTTGTGGTGGTTCCGGTGAAGCTCGAGTCATGGCTGGGCTATGTCCTGTCGCGGGCATTTCCGGCCGTGAACAGGCGACTCATGGCTCCGTTCAGCGTCGACAAATTCGAGCGTTTGGGCGAGCGGGCGGCGGCCAAACGCAGCGAGCATCAGGCTCCGGTTCTTGTCGATAGCGTGCGGTAG